In Armatimonadota bacterium, the following proteins share a genomic window:
- a CDS encoding YggS family pyridoxal phosphate enzyme: MSTEIARNVAIVRERIARACERAGRKPEEIILIAVSKTVDVPRIEQAIAAGIEHFGENYYQEAREKIPRIHAPVHWHFIGHLQKNKARGVVPLFEWIHTVDDEQLAQEINRRAQAVGKQQRVLIEVNVAREPQKYGVSPEEALLLAERIAQLPYVKLEGFMGMAPIVENAEQARPYFAQLRRLFEHLPEACRVHLSMGMTQDYEVAIEEGATMVRIGTAIFGARA, translated from the coding sequence ATGAGCACCGAAATCGCGCGCAACGTGGCTATCGTGCGCGAGCGAATCGCCCGGGCATGTGAACGCGCCGGGCGTAAACCGGAAGAGATTATACTCATCGCGGTGTCCAAGACGGTGGATGTGCCTCGTATCGAGCAAGCCATCGCAGCAGGAATAGAGCATTTTGGAGAGAATTACTATCAAGAAGCGCGCGAGAAAATCCCGCGTATACACGCTCCGGTACACTGGCATTTCATCGGGCATTTGCAGAAAAACAAGGCGCGAGGGGTGGTGCCCCTCTTTGAATGGATACACACTGTAGATGATGAGCAGCTGGCGCAGGAGATTAACCGGCGTGCCCAGGCGGTTGGAAAGCAGCAGCGTGTCCTGATTGAGGTGAACGTCGCCCGCGAGCCGCAGAAGTATGGGGTATCTCCGGAGGAGGCACTGTTGCTGGCAGAACGCATCGCCCAGCTGCCATACGTGAAGCTGGAAGGGTTTATGGGCATGGCTCCCATTGTCGAAAACGCAGAGCAAGCGCGTCCCTATTTCGCTCAACTGCGCCGCCTGTTCGAGCATCTGCCGGAAGCCTGCCGCGTGCATCTGTCGATGGGGATGACGCAGGACTACGAGGTGGCTATCGAAGAAGGCGCCACGATGGTGCGAATCGGCACGGCGATTTTCGGTGCGCGCGCTTAA
- a CDS encoding nucleotidyltransferase: MKHITEPEQWQAYIETLRQRDRADRERLQRRYERAWQLARQAAEVLRRDFGATRVVVFGSLLRPSMFGERSDVDIAAWGIQPQDTLRAMSAVAYLDEQIEVSLVDVSTCKPGILRVIESEGVDI; encoded by the coding sequence GTGAAGCATATCACCGAACCAGAACAGTGGCAAGCGTATATCGAAACCCTGCGCCAGCGCGACCGTGCCGACAGGGAGCGCCTCCAGCGGCGCTATGAACGTGCGTGGCAATTAGCACGACAGGCGGCGGAGGTGCTCCGACGTGATTTCGGTGCCACGCGCGTGGTGGTGTTTGGCTCGTTGTTGCGTCCCAGTATGTTTGGCGAACGATCGGACGTAGATATTGCTGCATGGGGCATCCAGCCGCAGGATACTCTGCGTGCCATGAGCGCGGTGGCTTATCTGGACGAGCAGATCGAGGTGAGCCTGGTGGACGTGAGTACCTGCAAACCGGGCATTCTGCGTGTCATTGAGAGTGAAGGGGTAGATATATGA
- a CDS encoding hypothetical protein (possible pseudo, frameshifted), with protein sequence MGAGAAAYSRGRYATEEHAAAAHEIFTSFGEAVEVEEHLLNAVTAISGSGPAYAYLMIEALSDGGVRAGLPRDIATFLAAQTLLGAAKMVLETGMHPAQLKDMVTTPAGTTIAALVVMERAGVRSALIEAVAAAIERANELS encoded by the coding sequence GTGGGAGCAGGTGCTGCCGCGTACTCGCGCGGCCGCTACGCTACTGAAGAGCACGCCGCCGCGGCGCATGAGATTTTCACCTCCTTCGGCGAGGCGGTGGAGGTGGAGGAGCATCTGCTGAACGCGGTCACTGCCATCAGCGGAAGCGGTCCCGCCTATGCTTACCTGATGATTGAGGCGCTGTCTGACGGGGGGGTACGTGCAGGGCTACCGCGTGACATCGCTACCTTCCTCGCGGCGCAAACCCTGCTGGGCGCGGCGAAGATGGTGCTGGAGACGGGAATGCATCCCGCCCAGCTGAAGGATATGGTCACCACTCCAGCGGGAACCACCATCGCCGCGCTGGTCGTCATGGAGCGGGCAGGCGTGCGCTCCGCACTGATTGAGGCGGTAGCTGCCGCTATCGAAAGGGCGAACGAGCTGTCCTAG
- a CDS encoding epimerase, translating to MPRAVVTGGAGFLGSHLVDRLLAEGYEVIVLDNLITGRVENIVHLAGNERFRFIKQDVTEYLYIDGPVDIVFHFASPASPVDFATKPIQILKVNALGTHKTLGLAKAKRARYVLASTSEVYGDPLVHPQTEDYTGNVNPVGVRGAYDEGKRFAEAMTMAYHRHHGLDTRIVRIFNTFGERMRLDDGRMIPNFIGQALRGEPITVYGDGQQTRSFCYVSDLIEGIWRLSQLPDYHEPVNIGNPDERTVLEVAQLIKRLAQSSSEIVFRPLFSPDEPRRRKPDITRARQLLGWEPQISIEEGLRRTIASFQARLLSP from the coding sequence ATGCCACGTGCTGTGGTAACCGGTGGAGCAGGGTTTCTCGGCTCGCATCTGGTAGACAGGTTGCTGGCGGAAGGCTACGAGGTTATCGTGCTGGATAACCTCATCACCGGCAGGGTGGAAAACATCGTGCACCTGGCGGGTAACGAGCGCTTCCGCTTTATCAAACAGGATGTGACCGAGTACCTGTATATCGACGGTCCGGTGGACATCGTGTTCCACTTCGCCTCGCCCGCCAGTCCGGTGGACTTCGCTACCAAGCCCATCCAGATACTGAAGGTAAACGCGCTGGGCACACATAAGACGCTGGGGCTGGCGAAAGCAAAGCGCGCGCGATACGTGCTGGCTTCCACCTCGGAGGTGTATGGCGACCCGCTGGTGCACCCGCAAACGGAAGATTACACGGGCAACGTGAATCCGGTGGGCGTTCGCGGAGCGTATGATGAAGGCAAACGCTTCGCCGAGGCGATGACGATGGCATACCACCGCCATCACGGGCTGGACACGCGCATCGTGCGCATTTTCAACACCTTCGGCGAGCGGATGCGTCTGGATGACGGCAGAATGATACCGAACTTCATCGGGCAGGCATTGCGCGGCGAGCCTATCACCGTGTATGGCGACGGGCAGCAGACTCGCAGCTTCTGTTACGTTTCGGACCTGATCGAGGGAATCTGGAGGCTTTCACAACTGCCCGATTACCATGAACCGGTAAACATTGGCAACCCGGATGAGCGTACCGTTTTGGAGGTTGCGCAGCTGATTAAGAGATTGGCGCAAAGCAGCAGCGAAATCGTCTTCCGCCCCCTTTTCTCGCCCGACGAACCTCGCCGGCGCAAGCCGGACATTACCCGCGCCCGCCAGCTGCTGGGTTGGGAGCCGCAGATAAGCATAGAAGAAGGGTTGAGGCGCACCATCGCTTCCTTCCAGGCGCGCCTCTTGTCACCCTAA
- a CDS encoding 4-alpha-glucanotransferase, with protein MNLIKRCAGILLHPTSLPGAYGIGELGDEAYRFVDWLVRACQGIWQVLPLGPTGFADSPYAAFSAFAGNPLLISLQRLFDEGLLTGDDFADYPFLPSDRVDYGAIIPAKMAALRRAYERWKAQTDEAERYRLDAFRAEQGWWLEDFALFMALKGAYGGRAWTEWDRDLIVRKPDALQYARQQLADEVQFHVFLQHCFVTQWSDLKHYANERGIRIMGDMPIFVAHDSADVWAHPEMFYLDTQGNPTFVAGVPPDYFSPTGQRWGNPVYRWDVLKRRGYRWWVERFRWTLHLVDMVRVDHFRGFAAYWRVPASEPTAVRGEWVKVPGKELFRTLKRELGELPVVAEDLGTITADVVRLRQSLGLPGMRVLQFAFDGNPDNPYLPYNYEPNTVVYTGTHDNDTLVGWFAGLSEQEKWRLADYIGREDFSVHWEMIRLAYASVARVAIIPLQDWLGLGSEARMNMPGREEGNWQWRCQKEYLSEGLAEAIAKMCRVYGRKRC; from the coding sequence ATGAACCTCATCAAGCGGTGCGCGGGTATTCTGTTGCATCCCACCTCCCTGCCCGGTGCGTATGGCATCGGCGAACTGGGGGACGAAGCGTACCGCTTCGTGGACTGGCTGGTACGAGCGTGTCAGGGTATCTGGCAAGTACTCCCTCTCGGTCCAACAGGCTTCGCCGACTCGCCTTACGCCGCCTTTTCCGCCTTCGCGGGCAACCCCCTGCTGATCAGCCTGCAACGGCTGTTTGACGAAGGCTTGCTGACGGGAGACGATTTTGCCGACTATCCGTTCCTCCCGTCGGACCGTGTAGATTACGGAGCGATTATCCCTGCGAAGATGGCGGCACTGCGCCGCGCCTACGAGCGGTGGAAGGCACAAACCGACGAGGCAGAGCGTTATCGGTTAGACGCCTTCCGTGCCGAGCAAGGATGGTGGCTGGAGGATTTTGCCCTGTTTATGGCTTTGAAGGGAGCATATGGAGGCAGGGCGTGGACGGAGTGGGACAGAGACCTCATTGTGCGTAAGCCGGACGCTTTGCAGTACGCCCGGCAACAGCTGGCGGACGAGGTGCAGTTTCACGTGTTTCTCCAGCATTGTTTCGTGACACAATGGTCAGACCTTAAGCACTACGCGAACGAGCGCGGCATCCGCATCATGGGCGATATGCCTATCTTCGTAGCGCACGACAGCGCGGATGTGTGGGCGCACCCTGAGATGTTTTATCTGGACACCCAGGGTAATCCGACCTTTGTTGCGGGCGTGCCGCCCGACTACTTCAGCCCGACAGGGCAGCGGTGGGGCAACCCAGTGTATCGATGGGACGTGCTGAAACGCAGAGGCTACCGCTGGTGGGTAGAGCGATTTCGCTGGACGTTGCATCTGGTGGATATGGTCAGGGTAGACCACTTTCGCGGTTTCGCAGCGTACTGGCGCGTACCCGCTTCGGAGCCAACGGCGGTTCGAGGCGAGTGGGTGAAAGTGCCGGGCAAAGAGCTATTTCGGACCTTGAAGCGCGAACTGGGCGAACTGCCTGTTGTCGCGGAGGATTTGGGGACCATCACTGCCGATGTGGTTAGGCTTCGCCAGTCGCTTGGTTTGCCGGGAATGCGTGTGCTGCAGTTTGCCTTCGACGGCAACCCCGATAACCCCTACCTGCCTTACAACTACGAACCCAATACGGTAGTGTACACCGGCACGCATGATAACGATACGCTGGTGGGCTGGTTTGCAGGTTTGAGCGAGCAGGAGAAATGGCGTCTCGCCGACTACATCGGGCGCGAAGACTTCAGCGTCCACTGGGAGATGATTCGGCTGGCTTATGCGTCGGTAGCGCGGGTGGCGATTATCCCTCTACAGGACTGGCTGGGGTTGGGAAGTGAGGCGCGGATGAATATGCCGGGACGCGAAGAGGGCAACTGGCAGTGGCGATGCCAGAAGGAGTACCTCAGCGAGGGATTGGCAGAGGCGATCGCCAAAATGTGCAGGGTTTATGGTCGGAAAAGGTGTTGA
- a CDS encoding phosphate transport system permease protein PstA — protein sequence MRISPTVELWRRFLNIVALTLTGLCAIVVMAPVFIILSYLVVNGVRSLNIEFLTSLPRSPGEPGGGMANAIVGSFYIVGLAAIMALPFGVGAGVYLAEFGRTRYANVVRFIADVLNGVPSIVIGVSVWALLVVPMRSFSALAGGVALSFIMIPMIARTTEEMVRAVPNALREASLGLGATYARTMWSVVLPAARGGIVTGVMLALARAFGEAAPLLFTALGNRFWNLYIDRPMANLPTQIYEYAKSPFEDWHRQAWAAALVLIIVVLVLNVIARVSTRERYRALR from the coding sequence ATGCGCATCTCGCCGACGGTTGAGCTGTGGCGCCGGTTCCTGAACATAGTGGCTTTAACGCTTACCGGCTTGTGCGCAATTGTGGTGATGGCACCGGTGTTCATCATCCTTTCCTACCTGGTGGTCAACGGTGTTCGCTCCCTGAACATCGAGTTTCTCACCAGCCTGCCCAGGTCGCCTGGGGAACCGGGTGGTGGTATGGCAAACGCCATCGTGGGCAGTTTCTATATAGTGGGATTGGCAGCGATCATGGCACTTCCTTTCGGCGTCGGCGCAGGAGTGTATTTGGCGGAGTTCGGAAGAACTCGCTATGCCAACGTGGTACGTTTCATAGCGGACGTGTTGAACGGTGTGCCCAGCATTGTCATCGGTGTGTCGGTGTGGGCGTTGCTGGTGGTACCGATGCGCTCATTCTCCGCGCTGGCTGGCGGGGTGGCGCTATCGTTTATCATGATCCCCATGATTGCCCGTACCACCGAAGAGATGGTTCGCGCCGTGCCCAACGCCTTACGCGAAGCGTCACTAGGGCTGGGAGCTACTTACGCCCGCACTATGTGGAGCGTCGTGTTACCTGCGGCAAGGGGCGGTATCGTGACGGGTGTCATGCTGGCTCTGGCGCGAGCTTTTGGGGAAGCGGCGCCGCTACTCTTCACCGCGTTGGGCAACCGGTTCTGGAATCTGTACATAGACCGTCCGATGGCGAACCTGCCTACCCAGATTTACGAGTACGCCAAGTCGCCTTTTGAGGACTGGCATCGTCAGGCATGGGCAGCTGCACTGGTGCTTATCATAGTGGTGTTAGTGTTGAACGTCATCGCGCGGGTATCTACCCGCGAACGCTACCGTGCCCTGAGGTGA
- a CDS encoding phosphate transport system permease protein has product MGKAADASADVPLRRRGGGATFWSDRLFRTVVVTCASLLGLLLLFFAYELWQSSTLSIRTFGWQFWVSREWDPVRERFGALPFIWGTLVTSIVALIIAVPLSLGTAIFIAEVAPRWLRQPISFVVELLAAIPSVVYGLWGVFVMVPWLREHVQKPLAERYGHIPLFEGPPVGVSMMAAILVLAVMIIPYITAVSREVILAVPQAQREASYGLGATQWETIRRVVLRHARVGILGAIILGYGRAVGETMAVTMVIGNRPDITLSLLQPGYTMASVIANEFTEATSPLYLSVLTEIGLLLFVITLFINALARFLVWRVSRGEVHG; this is encoded by the coding sequence ATGGGGAAAGCGGCAGATGCCTCTGCGGATGTGCCATTACGCAGACGAGGGGGAGGCGCAACTTTCTGGTCTGACCGCCTGTTTCGAACTGTTGTGGTAACATGCGCCTCCTTGCTGGGGCTGCTGCTTTTGTTCTTTGCGTACGAGCTGTGGCAGTCCTCCACGCTGAGTATTCGCACCTTTGGCTGGCAATTCTGGGTATCGCGCGAGTGGGACCCTGTGCGCGAGCGGTTTGGTGCGCTGCCTTTCATCTGGGGCACGCTGGTGACCTCCATTGTCGCATTGATTATCGCCGTGCCGCTCAGTCTGGGGACTGCCATTTTCATTGCCGAGGTGGCTCCGCGCTGGTTGCGTCAGCCGATTTCGTTTGTGGTGGAGCTGCTGGCAGCCATCCCTTCCGTCGTGTACGGCCTGTGGGGCGTGTTCGTGATGGTGCCATGGCTACGTGAGCACGTGCAGAAGCCGTTGGCGGAGCGGTACGGGCACATCCCTCTGTTCGAGGGTCCGCCTGTCGGGGTCAGTATGATGGCAGCGATACTGGTGCTGGCGGTGATGATTATCCCCTACATTACCGCCGTGTCCCGCGAGGTGATTCTGGCAGTACCTCAGGCACAGCGCGAGGCGTCGTATGGTCTCGGCGCGACCCAATGGGAAACCATTCGCCGCGTGGTGTTACGCCATGCACGGGTGGGTATTCTGGGGGCGATTATCCTTGGTTATGGGCGTGCTGTCGGGGAGACAATGGCTGTGACGATGGTAATAGGCAATCGTCCCGACATCACGTTGTCTTTGCTGCAGCCGGGTTACACGATGGCCAGTGTTATTGCCAACGAATTCACCGAAGCTACCTCTCCACTGTATCTTTCCGTGCTCACGGAGATAGGCTTGCTGTTGTTCGTGATTACCCTGTTTATCAATGCGCTGGCGCGTTTTCTGGTGTGGCGCGTATCTCGAGGGGAGGTACATGGCTGA
- a CDS encoding aldo/keto reductase, with the protein MNYKRLGKTGLWVSELCMGCMTFGGEADEQTSIAMVERCLDAGINFFDTANVYTGGRSEQILGKALRPHRDKVVIATKVRARVAEGPNGEGLSRYHILQQVEASLRRLQTDVIDLYQVHSWDENTPLEETLSTLNDLVRQGKVRYIGCSNFAAWQLCKALWLSDKHDWARFDSIQPRYNLIDRVIEMELLPLCQTEGVGVMVYSPLAGGILTGKYRPGEPPPPGTRAAENKWFLERRAQPHNIERAQRIVEVLKGFDRPLVQTAIAWTISNPAVTCAIIGARNMEQLNLVLDGWSGPLPAEEKAILDEASALPPLN; encoded by the coding sequence ATGAACTATAAACGTCTGGGCAAAACGGGGCTGTGGGTTTCGGAACTGTGCATGGGCTGTATGACCTTTGGCGGGGAGGCGGACGAGCAGACCTCCATCGCCATGGTAGAGCGGTGTCTGGACGCGGGTATTAATTTCTTTGATACCGCTAACGTGTACACGGGCGGACGATCGGAACAGATTCTGGGCAAAGCGTTGCGCCCGCACCGCGATAAGGTGGTCATCGCTACCAAAGTGCGCGCCCGTGTCGCGGAGGGTCCCAACGGCGAGGGGCTGTCGCGTTATCATATCCTGCAGCAGGTGGAAGCCAGTCTGCGCCGCCTGCAAACCGACGTGATTGACCTCTATCAGGTGCATTCGTGGGATGAGAACACGCCCTTAGAGGAGACGCTGAGCACGCTCAACGACCTGGTGCGGCAGGGCAAGGTGCGCTATATCGGTTGCTCCAACTTCGCCGCGTGGCAGCTGTGCAAAGCGTTGTGGCTCAGCGATAAGCACGACTGGGCGCGGTTTGACAGCATCCAGCCACGCTACAACCTGATTGACCGCGTGATAGAGATGGAGCTGTTGCCTCTGTGCCAGACGGAGGGCGTGGGCGTGATGGTTTATAGCCCACTGGCGGGAGGCATTCTGACGGGGAAGTATCGCCCGGGCGAGCCACCGCCGCCCGGCACCCGCGCCGCCGAGAACAAATGGTTTCTGGAACGCAGGGCGCAGCCGCATAACATCGAGCGGGCACAACGCATCGTGGAGGTGTTGAAAGGATTTGACCGCCCGCTGGTGCAAACCGCCATCGCATGGACGATTAGCAACCCGGCGGTGACCTGCGCCATTATCGGCGCGCGCAACATGGAGCAGCTGAATCTGGTTCTGGACGGGTGGAGCGGACCACTGCCGGCGGAGGAGAAAGCGATTCTGGACGAGGCGAGCGCGCTACCGCCGTTGAACTAG
- a CDS encoding DNA polymerase III subunit delta' has protein sequence MALVQRNRIKLTLEGAKLIIQACEAKSRELGQDMDIAVVDEGGNLIAFSRMDNARITSIDIAINKAFTAAGTRRGTHEYATIASPQGGAAFGIHVSNQGRFMIFGGGLPIIVNGQVIGAVGVSSGTIEQDRIVAQAGVDAFLEALAEEEEGLG, from the coding sequence ATGGCACTGGTACAGCGCAACCGCATCAAACTGACACTGGAAGGAGCAAAGTTAATCATTCAGGCATGTGAAGCCAAGTCGCGTGAGCTGGGACAAGACATGGATATCGCGGTGGTAGATGAGGGTGGCAACCTTATTGCTTTCAGTCGTATGGACAACGCCCGCATCACCAGCATCGATATCGCTATTAATAAGGCGTTTACTGCAGCGGGCACGCGGCGCGGTACGCACGAGTACGCTACTATCGCTTCTCCACAAGGGGGCGCAGCGTTCGGTATTCATGTCAGCAATCAGGGGCGCTTTATGATATTCGGTGGTGGCTTGCCGATTATCGTCAACGGCCAGGTCATCGGTGCGGTGGGCGTTAGCTCCGGCACGATCGAGCAGGACCGTATCGTCGCGCAAGCTGGCGTGGACGCTTTCCTGGAAGCACTGGCAGAAGAAGAGGAAGGGCTGGGTTAG
- a CDS encoding phosphate transport system regulatory protein PhoU, with protein sequence MTAVRHAFDEELQLLQNELLEMGSYVEQMLDQAVQSLCNRDEELAKEIVRRDDEVDEMDVNIEMHCLRLLALQQPMARDLRLIGTVLKTITDLERIGDHSVDIAKSAIKLKDYPHVITLVDVPLMKQKVCEMIRGGLESFTQHNIELAYDVCDMDNEVDKLYRRMRSAIIAATQINPENLEAATTMLLVIYYLERCADHAVNVAERVVFVETGVLRQLALSHRGEYVPEENNNGDETARQ encoded by the coding sequence ATGACCGCCGTACGCCATGCGTTCGATGAGGAGCTGCAACTACTCCAGAACGAGCTGCTCGAGATGGGCAGTTATGTGGAGCAGATGCTCGATCAGGCTGTACAGTCCCTGTGCAATCGCGACGAGGAGCTCGCCAAGGAGATTGTGCGCCGTGACGATGAAGTGGACGAGATGGACGTGAACATCGAGATGCACTGCCTGCGCTTGCTGGCTCTGCAGCAGCCGATGGCACGCGACCTGCGCCTCATCGGTACGGTGCTGAAGACAATCACCGACCTCGAGCGCATTGGGGACCACTCGGTGGATATTGCCAAGTCAGCGATTAAGCTGAAAGACTACCCCCATGTGATTACCCTGGTAGACGTACCGCTGATGAAGCAAAAGGTGTGTGAGATGATTCGTGGCGGGCTCGAGTCGTTCACGCAGCATAACATCGAGCTGGCGTACGACGTGTGCGATATGGACAACGAGGTAGATAAGCTATATCGGCGGATGCGGAGCGCCATTATCGCGGCGACGCAAATCAACCCCGAGAACCTTGAGGCGGCAACTACCATGTTGCTGGTTATCTACTATCTGGAGCGGTGCGCAGACCACGCGGTAAACGTGGCGGAGCGCGTGGTGTTTGTGGAGACCGGTGTGCTGCGACAGCTTGCGCTCAGCCACCGCGGCGAGTACGTGCCTGAAGAGAACAACAACGGAGACGAAACAGCCCGACAATGA
- a CDS encoding phosphate-binding protein yields the protein MHWKRVGTMAWALAVMAALAIAGCAPKRGTTTGSAKVQITGAGSTFVYPLMARWSSEYEKLTGVQVNYQSIGSGGGIQQFKEGTIDFGATDVAVSAEEEKGFTRPFVQFPVVAGTEAVVYNLPGITQNLKITPAVLADIFLGKIKKWNDPRIAQVNPDVQLPNMDIVVVHRSDGSGTTYIFTDYLSAISDEWKQKVGRGKSVSWPTGVGGKGNEGVTGQVKQLPGAIGYVELSYALQNSLTFAAIQNSAGKFVLPGKETGEEATRAAVERLKQDIRSSAVNMSGENSYPITGFVYVLLDKQPKDATKAAEMKKFFEWALKDGQQMAAELGYVPLAKEVVQMSLQKLAEVP from the coding sequence ATGCACTGGAAGCGTGTTGGCACAATGGCGTGGGCGCTGGCGGTAATGGCGGCGCTGGCTATAGCAGGATGTGCACCCAAGAGGGGAACCACAACCGGTTCTGCTAAGGTTCAGATTACGGGAGCCGGTTCCACCTTCGTGTACCCCTTAATGGCTCGCTGGTCGTCGGAGTACGAGAAATTAACCGGCGTACAGGTAAACTACCAGAGCATCGGTAGCGGTGGGGGAATCCAGCAGTTCAAGGAAGGTACTATCGATTTCGGCGCAACCGACGTAGCGGTCTCAGCAGAGGAGGAAAAAGGGTTTACCCGTCCGTTTGTGCAGTTTCCGGTAGTGGCTGGCACAGAGGCTGTGGTGTATAACCTGCCTGGCATTACCCAGAACCTGAAAATCACCCCTGCTGTGCTGGCGGACATTTTCCTGGGCAAGATCAAAAAGTGGAACGATCCGCGAATCGCCCAGGTTAACCCCGATGTTCAACTGCCTAACATGGACATTGTAGTGGTCCACCGGTCAGATGGTAGCGGTACGACCTACATCTTTACCGATTACCTGTCCGCCATTAGCGACGAGTGGAAGCAGAAAGTAGGACGTGGGAAGTCGGTGAGCTGGCCTACGGGCGTGGGCGGCAAAGGCAACGAAGGTGTGACCGGTCAGGTGAAGCAGTTGCCCGGTGCGATTGGCTATGTGGAGCTGAGTTACGCGTTACAAAACAGTCTGACCTTCGCCGCCATCCAGAACTCTGCGGGCAAGTTTGTGTTGCCAGGCAAAGAGACGGGCGAGGAGGCGACCCGTGCAGCGGTAGAGCGATTGAAGCAGGACATCCGCAGTAGCGCGGTGAACATGTCCGGTGAGAACAGCTACCCGATAACCGGCTTTGTGTACGTGTTGCTGGACAAGCAACCGAAGGATGCGACGAAGGCGGCGGAAATGAAAAAGTTCTTCGAGTGGGCGCTGAAGGACGGGCAGCAGATGGCAGCAGAGCTGGGTTACGTGCCGCTTGCCAAAGAGGTGGTTCAAATGTCGTTGCAGAAACTCGCCGAGGTGCCTTAA
- a CDS encoding hypothetical protein (possible pseudo, frameshifted): protein MGSATCRGLLKAKAVQPEQIIATDIHHEKVEALVRELGIRSASSNVEAAKQADIVMLCVKPYLIHDVVEEISGVITPDKLIISIAAGIPIARIEDLLPPRHPGYPCHAQYLRHRGSRCCRVLARPLRY from the coding sequence ATGGGCTCCGCAACCTGCCGCGGGCTATTGAAGGCGAAAGCGGTGCAACCGGAGCAAATCATTGCCACTGATATTCACCACGAGAAGGTAGAAGCGCTGGTCAGGGAGTTGGGCATCCGCTCTGCATCGTCCAACGTGGAGGCGGCGAAGCAGGCGGACATCGTGATGCTATGCGTGAAGCCGTATTTGATTCATGATGTGGTAGAAGAGATTTCTGGAGTCATTACGCCGGATAAGCTGATTATTTCGATTGCTGCAGGTATCCCCATCGCACGCATCGAAGATTTACTCCCCCCCCGGCACCCCGGTTATCCGTGCCATGCCCAATACCTGCGCCATCGTGGGAGCAGGTGCTGCCGCGTACTCGCGCGGCCGCTACGCTACTGA
- the pstB gene encoding phosphate import ATP-binding protein PstB, with product MATVILPRREEAIAPPSPKISTRNLNVYYGGFHAIKDVSLDILPNQITALIGPSGCGKSTFLRCLNRMNDLIEGARVEGSVLLDGQDINDPRTDVVALRRRVGMVFQRPNPFPMSIYDNVAYGPRIHGIRRRSDLNEIVERSLRQAALWDEVKDKLRQSALALSGGQQQRLCIARVLAVEPEVLLMDEPASALDPTATFRIEELMQELKSRYTIVIVTHNMQQAARVSQYTGFFYQGQLYEFDETATIFTNPKRRETEDYIRGRFG from the coding sequence ATGGCGACCGTTATTCTTCCGCGGCGGGAAGAGGCTATTGCACCGCCGTCACCCAAGATCAGCACGCGTAACCTGAACGTCTATTACGGTGGTTTTCACGCTATCAAGGACGTTAGCCTGGACATTCTGCCCAATCAGATTACCGCGCTTATCGGTCCCTCAGGATGTGGAAAGTCCACCTTCCTGCGCTGTCTCAACCGCATGAACGACCTGATAGAGGGGGCGCGTGTGGAAGGCTCGGTGTTGCTGGATGGACAAGACATCAACGACCCGCGCACGGACGTGGTGGCGCTACGAAGGCGTGTGGGTATGGTCTTTCAACGACCGAACCCCTTCCCGATGTCTATCTACGATAATGTGGCATATGGTCCGCGTATACATGGCATCCGGCGGCGCAGTGATCTGAACGAGATTGTGGAGCGCAGTCTGAGACAAGCGGCGCTGTGGGATGAAGTGAAGGATAAGCTGCGGCAGTCGGCTCTGGCATTGTCCGGCGGACAGCAGCAGCGATTGTGTATCGCTCGCGTGCTAGCGGTAGAGCCTGAAGTCCTGTTGATGGACGAACCAGCTTCTGCGCTGGATCCGACCGCTACCTTCCGCATCGAGGAGCTGATGCAGGAGCTGAAAAGCCGTTACACGATTGTTATCGTCACGCACAACATGCAGCAGGCAGCGCGTGTTAGCCAGTATACGGGCTTCTTCTACCAGGGGCAGCTATACGAGTTTGACGAGACCGCCACGATATTCACCAACCCCAAGAGGCGCGAGACCGAGGACTACATTCGCGGACGGTTCGGATAG